From Cyclobacteriaceae bacterium, a single genomic window includes:
- the asnS gene encoding asparagine--tRNA ligase encodes MKRTKIKELLSTSPSSQTVLVQGWVRTFRNNQFIAINDGSTINNIQAVVTLNSEPEATLKRITTGACVSVTGELIASQGKGQSVEVKVQSLEILGDSDAEKFPLQPKKHSMEFLREIAHLRPRTNTFGAVMRVRHAMAFAVHNFFNERGFFYVHTPVITGSDAEGAGAMFKVTTLDLTKPPLDESGHINHKEDFFGRETNLTVSGQLEGETYAMALSEIYTFGPTFRAENSNTTRHLAEFWMIEPEMAFYDINDNMQLAQDLLQYLVRYALDNCKDDLEFLDKRAAEEEAAKPQEQRSELGLIDRLKFVVQNDFQRLTYTEAIDILKNSNPNKKKKFQYLIEEWGVDLQSEHERFLVEKHFKKPVILYNYPAGIKSFYMRQNEDGKTVAAMDVLFPGIGEIIGGSQREERYDNLLKRVHELNLPEKDLWWYLELRKFGSAPHSGFGLGFERLILFVSGMTNIRDVIPFPRFPGNAEF; translated from the coding sequence ATGAAGCGCACGAAGATCAAGGAACTTCTTTCTACCTCACCCTCCAGCCAAACCGTTTTAGTCCAGGGTTGGGTACGTACTTTTCGCAACAATCAGTTCATTGCCATTAATGATGGTTCTACCATTAATAATATACAAGCTGTCGTCACACTGAATTCAGAACCCGAAGCAACTCTTAAAAGAATTACGACAGGAGCCTGCGTTTCCGTTACCGGAGAATTGATCGCATCTCAGGGAAAAGGTCAGAGCGTTGAAGTCAAAGTGCAGTCACTCGAAATACTCGGCGACAGCGATGCAGAAAAGTTTCCGCTTCAACCGAAGAAACATTCGATGGAATTCCTTCGGGAGATCGCTCACCTCCGCCCCCGGACCAATACTTTCGGTGCGGTCATGCGCGTGCGTCATGCAATGGCTTTCGCTGTTCATAATTTCTTCAATGAAAGAGGTTTCTTTTATGTGCATACTCCCGTCATAACAGGATCTGATGCAGAAGGCGCCGGAGCTATGTTTAAAGTAACAACGCTGGACCTTACCAAACCTCCACTGGATGAATCAGGACACATCAATCATAAAGAAGATTTCTTCGGACGGGAAACCAATCTGACCGTATCGGGTCAGCTGGAAGGTGAGACCTATGCGATGGCATTGTCCGAGATCTATACTTTCGGACCAACCTTCCGCGCTGAGAACTCCAACACTACGCGTCACCTTGCTGAATTCTGGATGATCGAACCGGAGATGGCATTCTATGACATCAACGATAACATGCAACTGGCTCAGGATCTTTTGCAATATCTCGTGCGCTATGCACTGGACAACTGTAAGGATGATCTTGAATTTCTGGATAAGCGTGCTGCAGAAGAAGAAGCCGCAAAGCCTCAGGAGCAAAGAAGCGAACTTGGCTTGATCGACAGACTGAAGTTTGTTGTTCAAAATGATTTCCAGAGACTTACGTATACAGAAGCCATTGATATTCTTAAGAACTCCAATCCAAACAAGAAGAAGAAATTCCAGTATCTTATTGAGGAGTGGGGTGTAGATCTTCAAAGCGAGCACGAACGCTTTCTGGTGGAGAAGCACTTTAAGAAACCGGTTATTCTTTACAACTATCCGGCTGGCATCAAATCATTCTACATGCGCCAGAATGAAGATGGAAAAACTGTTGCCGCTATGGATGTTTTATTTCCGGGTATTGGTGAGATCATTGGTGGATCACAACGTGAAGAGCGTTATGACAATTTACTGAAACGTGTTCATGAATTGAATCTTCCTGAGAAAGACCTGTGGTGGTATCTTGAGTTAAGAAAGTTCGGCTCTGCTCCTCACAGCGGTTTCGGTTTGGGATTTGAAAGATTGATCCTGTTCGTCAGTGGAATGACGAATATCAGGGATGTGATTCCGTTCCCGAGATTCCCTGGAAATGCTGAGTTTTAA